The proteins below come from a single Candidatus Eremiobacterota bacterium genomic window:
- a CDS encoding class I SAM-dependent methyltransferase yields the protein MRTSEFHQSNRQAWNEGAARYREWIDDDIVFLRAGGIGLEPPELRYLVDLKSWCKRAIHLQCAGGKDTLSLWNHGAHEVIGVDISEVMIDCARQKSEALNAPARWIHSDILLTPHDLDGTADLVYTGKGAICWIMDIEAWADVVARLLVPGGMLYLFEGHPILDCMDLEASEFRLDSVYGNYFSQEAFESKGWSSEYIGELEKPASEQTPKYEKIWPVGRAVTTLISTGLRIEALEEHPEPFWGGMSKMDLEYKKRLPNTYSVVARKPL from the coding sequence ATGAGGACTTCGGAATTTCATCAATCCAACCGACAGGCCTGGAATGAAGGCGCGGCGCGTTATCGTGAATGGATTGATGATGACATTGTTTTCCTCCGCGCGGGGGGAATTGGTCTCGAACCGCCGGAATTGCGTTATCTTGTGGACCTCAAGTCATGGTGTAAACGCGCGATTCACCTCCAGTGCGCGGGAGGCAAGGATACGCTGTCCCTATGGAATCATGGCGCACATGAAGTGATCGGAGTTGACATCAGCGAAGTGATGATCGATTGCGCGCGGCAAAAATCCGAAGCCCTGAACGCCCCCGCGCGATGGATTCACAGTGATATCCTCCTGACTCCCCATGATTTGGACGGAACGGCTGATTTAGTATACACCGGCAAAGGAGCCATCTGCTGGATTATGGATATCGAAGCCTGGGCTGATGTTGTGGCGCGATTACTGGTCCCCGGTGGAATGCTCTATCTCTTCGAGGGGCATCCGATTCTGGACTGCATGGATCTCGAGGCCTCGGAATTTCGCCTCGATTCTGTTTATGGGAATTATTTTTCGCAGGAGGCCTTCGAGTCGAAGGGATGGTCGTCGGAATATATCGGTGAATTGGAAAAACCCGCATCCGAACAGACCCCGAAGTATGAAAAAATCTGGCCGGTAGGACGGGCGGTTACGACACTCATCAGCACGGGTTTGCGTATCGAGGCTCTGGAGGAGCATCCGGAACCGTTTTGGGGCGGGATGTCGAAGATGGATCTGGAATATAAAAAGCGATTGCCGAATACCTATTCCGT